The Iamia majanohamensis genome window below encodes:
- a CDS encoding helix-turn-helix domain-containing protein produces the protein MSFTALHRLLGVEPAPLTDEMIDLAIEQGISETDDLDWKSALPPAKGLSQTDYPKDIAAMANSGGGMIVYGVAEDQKAATGRTDVGDLDEGHERALRSAAVTAISPPIFGLHVHRLGAPGSRVVAVVVPGSVDGPHLIYRGELFGAPVRNDADTVWMRERQIEAMYRARFDERRHATEALDHLYAEAVRGRDIESRAWFIAVGHPRLPATPAGRPTREEAKDTFETAGRRALSYAGRHGIHPLETVDRLNPRPGLRRWVAPNTATTDTARWKEAWASVHHDGSVSIAAAIGAHRSGADTFLAGSQVRSAAIECAVADLMGLIRAVGRRQALTEYEVVVGVEWSGAEPLLIQTVDQHGFAFDGNSIPLPLYTRVATTVRADVDDGQFLDQVHDLALDCVNQGGISTLQLIRITDDEQ, from the coding sequence GTGAGCTTCACCGCTCTGCATCGACTGCTCGGCGTGGAGCCAGCTCCGCTGACTGACGAGATGATCGATCTGGCCATCGAGCAAGGGATCTCCGAGACCGACGATCTCGACTGGAAGTCTGCGCTCCCTCCGGCGAAGGGGCTTTCTCAGACGGACTACCCCAAGGACATCGCCGCGATGGCCAACAGCGGGGGCGGGATGATCGTCTACGGGGTTGCCGAGGATCAGAAGGCGGCAACCGGGCGCACGGACGTCGGCGACCTCGATGAGGGCCACGAACGCGCGCTCCGCAGCGCCGCCGTCACCGCGATCAGTCCCCCGATCTTCGGCCTGCATGTTCATCGACTCGGGGCACCGGGTTCCCGGGTCGTCGCTGTCGTGGTTCCTGGCAGCGTCGACGGCCCACACCTCATCTACCGGGGCGAGCTGTTCGGCGCTCCGGTCCGCAACGACGCCGACACCGTCTGGATGCGCGAACGCCAGATCGAGGCGATGTACCGCGCTCGATTCGACGAGCGTCGTCACGCCACCGAAGCCCTCGATCACCTCTACGCCGAGGCGGTACGCGGGCGAGACATCGAGTCGCGGGCCTGGTTCATCGCTGTCGGCCATCCGCGTCTCCCGGCCACTCCAGCGGGCAGGCCCACCCGCGAGGAGGCAAAGGACACTTTCGAGACGGCGGGCCGTCGAGCGCTCAGCTACGCAGGTCGACATGGGATCCATCCCCTCGAGACGGTCGATCGGCTCAACCCGAGGCCCGGGCTACGCCGCTGGGTCGCTCCGAACACCGCGACGACCGACACCGCACGATGGAAGGAGGCGTGGGCCAGCGTTCACCACGACGGGTCCGTCTCGATCGCCGCCGCGATCGGCGCACATCGAAGTGGGGCGGACACGTTCTTGGCTGGGTCCCAGGTGCGGTCGGCAGCGATCGAGTGCGCCGTCGCCGATCTGATGGGGCTTATCCGAGCTGTTGGTCGGAGGCAGGCACTGACCGAGTACGAGGTGGTCGTCGGAGTTGAGTGGTCCGGTGCCGAACCGCTGCTCATCCAGACCGTCGACCAGCACGGCTTCGCCTTCGATGGCAACTCCATCCCGCTCCCGCTCTACACCCGAGTAGCCACCACCGTTCGGGCCGACGTCGATGACGGTCAGTTTCTCGATCAGGTTCACGACCTCGCGCTGGACTGCGTGAACCAAGGTGGGATCTCGACATTGCAGCTGATCCGCATCACAGACGACGAGCAGTAG
- a CDS encoding type II toxin-antitoxin system VapC family toxin — protein MVSIDAWAYLDTNIIISLTEALDGRWRPPPPPLDRADQQRLSAARIFLYGSPARWSRWYLATSGDARLELRKAESLRWLDVMFPEVDRTADRFPLEIIEAETARYQSAGAKEADAAHLAHASIRPWIRRFITDDDRLRRAAQRGGLPDHLVISSSAEAEQALQIAEGERPPIAPHSTSPLANECWWIPGSEYT, from the coding sequence ATGGTGAGCATCGACGCCTGGGCCTACCTCGATACGAACATCATCATCTCGTTGACGGAGGCCCTGGATGGGCGCTGGCGGCCCCCACCCCCGCCTCTTGACCGAGCCGATCAGCAGCGCCTATCCGCCGCTCGCATCTTCCTCTACGGGTCGCCGGCACGGTGGAGTCGGTGGTATCTCGCGACATCCGGCGACGCACGCCTCGAGCTGCGCAAGGCGGAGTCGCTCCGATGGCTCGACGTGATGTTCCCCGAGGTCGATCGCACTGCCGACCGCTTCCCGCTAGAGATCATCGAAGCAGAGACCGCTCGCTACCAGTCGGCCGGGGCAAAGGAAGCCGACGCAGCACACCTCGCGCATGCGTCAATCCGACCGTGGATCCGCCGCTTCATCACTGACGACGACCGCCTCCGGCGCGCTGCGCAGAGAGGAGGGCTGCCGGACCACCTCGTCATCTCAAGTTCGGCCGAAGCCGAGCAGGCACTACAGATCGCCGAAGGGGAGCGTCCACCTATCGCGCCGCACTCCACCTCGCCTCTCGCCAACGAGTGCTGGTGGATCCCAGGATCGGAGTACACGTGA
- a CDS encoding tyrosine-type recombinase/integrase has product MTKKGKKYYVVIYDGIDPATGKEKRRWVAAGSRRDDADKLVTELTKRSHRGETVVSEKLTLGQYLTTRWLPVQESRLRASTYDSYRRNIELHVIPALGERLLDRLTAEDIDLFYASLLREGRKKKSPGAKGDAKGLAPKTVHNIHVMLNKALSDAARKGTVVRNVVALADPPSLQARKRAEIKAWDIDQLVRFLDEIASHRLSPAFFLAAHTGMRRGEVLGLRWRDLDLEAGRVSVRQALVSVAYEVSISDVKTGTSRRTIDIDADVVQVLRDWFKARTEERDGTEPAADDLVFTKDDGSWLHPDTFSQLFDRTVARIKVPDISLHDLRHTHATLLLKAGVHVKVVSERLGHANVAFTMNVYQHVLPGMQAAAADTFSLLIRNARSEATSDLDERDEGDSVEEGDQ; this is encoded by the coding sequence GTGACCAAGAAGGGCAAGAAGTACTACGTCGTCATCTACGACGGCATCGACCCGGCGACGGGCAAGGAGAAGCGGCGTTGGGTCGCCGCCGGTAGCCGGCGCGACGACGCCGACAAGCTCGTCACCGAGCTGACCAAGCGAAGCCACCGCGGCGAGACGGTGGTCAGCGAAAAGCTGACCCTCGGCCAGTACCTGACGACGCGGTGGCTGCCCGTCCAGGAGAGCCGGCTGCGGGCGAGCACGTACGACTCCTACCGGCGCAACATCGAGCTGCACGTCATCCCCGCCCTGGGAGAGCGACTCCTCGACCGACTGACGGCGGAGGACATCGACCTGTTCTACGCGTCCCTGCTGAGGGAGGGCCGCAAGAAGAAGAGCCCCGGCGCGAAGGGCGACGCCAAGGGTCTGGCACCCAAGACCGTGCACAACATCCACGTGATGCTGAACAAGGCCCTCAGCGACGCCGCCCGCAAGGGCACCGTCGTCCGCAACGTCGTCGCTCTGGCTGACCCCCCGTCGTTGCAGGCTCGCAAGCGCGCCGAGATCAAGGCGTGGGACATCGACCAGCTCGTCAGGTTCCTCGACGAGATCGCATCGCACCGGCTGTCGCCAGCATTCTTCCTGGCTGCGCACACCGGGATGCGCCGAGGGGAGGTGCTCGGGTTGCGGTGGCGTGACCTCGACCTGGAAGCGGGCCGGGTGTCGGTGCGCCAAGCACTCGTGTCAGTCGCGTACGAGGTGTCGATCTCGGACGTGAAGACCGGGACGAGCCGCCGCACGATCGACATCGACGCCGATGTCGTCCAGGTGCTGCGGGACTGGTTCAAGGCTCGCACCGAGGAACGCGACGGCACCGAACCCGCCGCAGATGATCTGGTGTTCACCAAGGACGACGGGTCGTGGCTCCACCCGGACACCTTCAGCCAGCTCTTCGACCGCACGGTCGCCAGGATCAAGGTCCCGGACATCTCGCTGCACGACCTCCGCCACACCCACGCCACCCTGTTGCTGAAGGCCGGTGTGCACGTGAAGGTGGTCAGCGAGCGGCTCGGGCACGCCAACGTCGCCTTCACGATGAACGTGTACCAGCACGTCTTGCCCGGCATGCAGGCCGCAGCCGCGGACACCTTCTCCCTCCTGATCCGCAACGCTCGCTCGGAGGCGACCTCGGACCTTGACGAACGCGACGAGGGCGACTCGGTGGAGGAGGGCGACCAGTGA
- a CDS encoding helix-turn-helix domain-containing protein: protein MSATETDAPAEVLTIDEAAAILRISRNAAYAAAREWRATGGKTGLPCIEIGRTLRVPRADFERLLGRPA, encoded by the coding sequence ATGTCAGCGACCGAGACCGACGCACCGGCCGAAGTGCTCACCATCGACGAGGCCGCAGCCATCCTTCGCATCAGCCGCAACGCCGCCTACGCCGCCGCACGTGAGTGGCGAGCAACCGGAGGGAAGACCGGCCTCCCGTGCATCGAGATCGGCCGCACCCTCCGAGTGCCACGCGCGGACTTCGAACGGCTCCTTGGTCGTCCGGCCTGA
- the mobF gene encoding MobF family relaxase — protein MTRQVSQPEGSYLVPLIQDEGSRWVRASELVRCARARDAGVEPGDIRALGAPDDQIGLVEAGRLVDLTTQYLRGLARYHDEHRAEIARSLAAGRHPRRAFLVAHRGTRGRWLVTREHLAEFLERRRPPSVRVGYDLTLTTEKSLGVLALIADNTTRGAVLGSIQAGNDWALGWLEDHAARGRVEGRQVKADGWMVASFRHLTSRSLDPFPHHHNVVANTVRLSDGTHRALDARGLYQHAQAASALATAEMRHQLSEQLGVRWRPGRKSGWEVDGITNGVVGEFSKRRNEIDDALRELEAEIGRGAHPNEIEHIVLRTRPAKNHTPANDLIAAWRERAARHGLTPDALDAITSHQPYEQAVEADELFASLAGRDGICSGGSVFSRSEALAAMANHPVPTAAATEPQPLLCGAAQLVELTDQFLASPHVVALTDGDGPLYTTVEMLDVQDHIATRFAKGLHRGAHLVPDDQVDLALERHAHLTGEQRRLVTEWCQRGHRFQAAIGRAGAGKTTTVAACADAWTAAGYRVLGAAVKGEATRTLAAATGIECETVAWYLAHTDPESPPLDTRTILVVDEASTLSDRDLGTLMDMAAATGASLRLIGDTAQHGAIAAGGMFRVLCERHGPHTPELTTTHRLQDPHDRAAAQALREGQIDEAFDQLAAAGHLHIVADDLAMYRQVLGRWWDAHLGGLDHPMVDRRNSTRRQLNRLAHLLRRVNGELDGEEVAASGDRSFAVGDRVTARAPNRDLHVDGDHRAYIRNGALGTIVAVHVNRRDPTRDRLTVDFHGIGDIDVPRSFFDHHRTPAGRPEVGIDHAYALTSYAVQGSTRDISTSRVDATATRAETYVDITRGRHENHLYLTAATDPLDGEALPRVPPVPADLAVAERLHRSTGELTAWELAHPADEPQPAAERAVGI, from the coding sequence GTGACCAGGCAGGTCAGCCAACCGGAGGGCTCCTACCTCGTGCCCCTGATCCAGGACGAGGGTTCGCGGTGGGTGCGGGCCAGCGAGCTGGTCCGGTGCGCCCGAGCCAGGGATGCGGGAGTGGAACCCGGCGACATCCGGGCGCTGGGAGCGCCCGACGATCAGATCGGCCTGGTCGAGGCTGGGCGTCTGGTCGACCTCACCACGCAGTACCTGCGCGGCCTCGCCCGCTACCACGACGAGCACCGAGCTGAGATCGCGCGATCACTCGCCGCCGGGCGCCACCCACGCCGGGCCTTCCTCGTGGCCCACCGTGGCACCCGAGGCAGGTGGCTGGTCACCCGCGAGCACCTGGCCGAGTTCCTCGAACGCCGCCGCCCACCGTCGGTGCGGGTCGGCTACGACCTCACGTTGACCACCGAGAAGTCCCTCGGTGTCCTCGCCCTCATCGCCGACAATACGACTCGGGGCGCGGTGCTGGGATCGATCCAGGCCGGCAACGACTGGGCGCTCGGCTGGCTCGAAGATCATGCCGCGAGGGGCCGGGTCGAGGGCCGTCAGGTCAAGGCCGACGGGTGGATGGTGGCGTCGTTCCGGCACCTCACCTCCCGCTCCTTGGACCCGTTCCCGCACCACCACAATGTGGTCGCCAACACCGTCCGCCTTTCCGACGGCACTCATCGGGCCCTCGACGCCCGTGGTCTCTACCAACACGCTCAGGCGGCCTCCGCGCTTGCGACGGCCGAGATGCGCCATCAGCTCTCCGAGCAGCTCGGGGTGCGGTGGAGGCCCGGCCGCAAGTCCGGCTGGGAGGTCGACGGCATCACCAACGGTGTCGTCGGCGAGTTCTCCAAGCGTCGCAACGAGATCGATGACGCCCTCCGCGAGCTCGAAGCAGAGATCGGCCGCGGCGCGCACCCCAACGAGATCGAACACATCGTGCTGCGGACGCGCCCGGCCAAGAACCACACCCCTGCCAATGACCTGATCGCCGCATGGCGCGAGCGCGCCGCCCGTCACGGCCTCACACCCGACGCGCTCGACGCGATCACCAGCCACCAGCCCTACGAGCAAGCCGTCGAAGCCGATGAGCTGTTCGCGTCGCTTGCCGGGCGCGATGGCATCTGCTCCGGGGGCTCGGTGTTCTCGCGGTCAGAGGCGCTGGCCGCCATGGCCAACCACCCCGTCCCCACCGCCGCCGCCACCGAACCGCAGCCGTTGCTGTGCGGTGCCGCCCAGCTGGTCGAGCTGACCGACCAGTTCCTCGCGTCCCCCCATGTCGTCGCCCTCACCGACGGCGACGGACCGCTCTACACCACCGTGGAGATGCTCGACGTCCAGGACCACATCGCGACAAGGTTCGCCAAGGGTCTTCACCGCGGCGCGCACCTCGTCCCCGACGACCAGGTCGACCTCGCTCTCGAGCGCCACGCCCACCTCACCGGTGAACAGCGGCGGCTGGTGACCGAGTGGTGCCAGCGAGGGCACCGGTTCCAAGCCGCCATCGGGCGGGCCGGCGCCGGCAAGACCACCACCGTTGCCGCCTGCGCCGACGCGTGGACCGCAGCCGGCTACCGGGTCCTCGGCGCAGCGGTGAAGGGCGAGGCCACGCGCACGCTTGCGGCGGCGACCGGGATCGAGTGCGAGACGGTCGCCTGGTACCTCGCCCACACCGATCCCGAGAGCCCCCCGCTCGACACCCGGACGATCCTCGTCGTCGACGAGGCCTCGACGCTGTCCGACCGCGACCTCGGCACGCTCATGGACATGGCCGCTGCCACTGGCGCCAGCCTCCGCCTCATCGGCGACACCGCCCAGCACGGCGCCATCGCCGCGGGCGGCATGTTCCGCGTCCTCTGCGAACGCCACGGGCCCCACACCCCGGAGCTGACCACCACCCACCGTCTCCAAGACCCTCACGACCGCGCCGCCGCCCAAGCGCTGCGGGAGGGCCAGATCGACGAAGCGTTCGACCAGCTCGCCGCGGCTGGGCACCTCCACATCGTGGCCGATGACCTCGCCATGTACCGCCAGGTCCTCGGCCGATGGTGGGACGCCCACCTCGGCGGCCTCGACCACCCGATGGTCGACCGGCGCAACAGCACCCGGCGCCAGCTCAACCGCCTCGCGCACCTCCTCCGTCGCGTCAACGGCGAGCTCGACGGCGAGGAGGTGGCCGCCAGCGGCGACCGATCCTTCGCCGTCGGCGATCGCGTCACTGCCCGCGCCCCCAACCGCGACCTCCACGTCGACGGCGACCACCGCGCCTACATCCGCAACGGAGCGCTCGGCACGATCGTCGCCGTCCACGTCAACCGGCGCGACCCCACGAGGGACAGGCTCACCGTCGACTTCCACGGGATCGGCGACATCGACGTCCCGCGCAGCTTCTTCGATCATCACCGGACCCCGGCCGGTCGCCCCGAGGTCGGCATCGACCACGCCTATGCCCTCACCTCCTACGCCGTGCAGGGCTCGACCCGGGACATCTCGACCAGCCGGGTCGATGCCACCGCCACCCGTGCCGAGACCTACGTCGACATCACCCGCGGTCGCCACGAGAACCACCTCTACCTCACCGCCGCCACCGACCCTCTCGACGGCGAAGCCCTCCCACGCGTCCCACCCGTCCCCGCCGACCTCGCCGTCGCCGAACGCCTCCACCGTTCCACCGGCGAGCTCACGGCGTGGGAGCTCGCCCACCCCGCCGATGAACCACAGCCGGCGGCAGAGCGCGCGGTCGGAATCTGA
- a CDS encoding RNA polymerase sigma factor, giving the protein MAQVLQALNKEWSTLAGSPSARRALMRWSATYPVLSGAPDLDGVIALGFDPDGGPEVRRALAAVAPTDQLAARTLLQELLGGLCNLARRVGRDDDALDDVIRLAWDRIRTYPTSRPGSVSANVLLDVRKGYRREQDKAQRRLLSVGVAAEPSAEDRFVSQAFLDDLVTASSTAGISDEVLATILRSRVGGESMAALAAEQQVPLKVLWHRRWRAEARLRELPLAS; this is encoded by the coding sequence ATGGCACAGGTCCTGCAAGCACTGAACAAGGAGTGGTCGACCCTCGCCGGCTCTCCATCGGCCCGGCGAGCGCTCATGCGCTGGTCGGCCACCTACCCCGTGCTCTCGGGGGCGCCGGATCTCGACGGTGTCATCGCCCTCGGCTTCGACCCCGACGGCGGTCCCGAGGTGCGCAGGGCGCTCGCCGCAGTCGCCCCCACCGACCAGCTCGCCGCCCGGACCCTGCTGCAAGAGCTCCTCGGTGGGCTGTGCAACCTCGCTCGCCGAGTCGGGCGCGACGACGACGCGTTGGACGACGTCATCCGGCTCGCCTGGGACCGCATCCGCACCTACCCCACCAGCCGGCCGGGATCGGTGTCCGCCAACGTCCTCCTGGACGTCCGCAAGGGCTACCGCCGCGAGCAGGACAAGGCCCAGCGGCGGCTGCTCTCTGTGGGCGTGGCTGCCGAGCCCTCGGCGGAGGACAGGTTCGTCAGCCAGGCCTTCCTCGATGACCTGGTCACGGCCAGCTCCACCGCTGGGATCTCCGACGAGGTGCTGGCAACGATCCTGCGCAGCCGGGTCGGAGGAGAGTCGATGGCGGCCCTTGCGGCCGAACAGCAGGTCCCGCTGAAGGTGCTCTGGCACCGACGGTGGCGTGCCGAGGCCCGCCTCCGCGAGCTTCCCCTTGCGAGCTGA
- a CDS encoding SAF domain-containing protein → MDIRPPGRRVRVPEVAVGLLVTVVFALGAVLWHLSTVEKDPALVVASNVERGDVIESIDVRIGYVSSDDPLARLDSSQLDQVVGRVASVDLAEGTLLTTSVVADGPAVDAGDGVVGLALDPGAYPARGLAPGDRVNVVRTADVADLDADPIVVARNASVSAVDELASDRLLVSVLTTEADAEAVAAVAGAGGLRLVLVTP, encoded by the coding sequence GTGGACATCCGTCCTCCCGGCCGGCGGGTCCGCGTCCCCGAAGTCGCTGTGGGCCTGCTGGTCACAGTGGTGTTCGCCCTCGGCGCGGTGCTGTGGCACCTGAGCACGGTCGAGAAGGACCCCGCCCTCGTCGTCGCGTCGAACGTCGAACGTGGAGACGTCATCGAATCAATTGACGTCAGGATCGGGTACGTATCGAGCGACGACCCGCTTGCTCGACTCGACAGCTCGCAGCTCGACCAGGTCGTCGGTCGCGTCGCGTCGGTCGACCTGGCCGAGGGCACGCTCCTCACGACCTCAGTGGTCGCCGACGGCCCTGCAGTCGACGCTGGTGACGGAGTCGTCGGTCTCGCACTCGATCCCGGTGCCTACCCCGCACGAGGACTGGCGCCAGGCGATCGAGTGAACGTTGTCCGCACCGCCGATGTCGCCGACCTCGATGCGGATCCGATCGTCGTCGCTCGCAACGCGTCGGTGTCTGCGGTCGACGAGCTGGCGAGCGATCGGCTCCTGGTGTCGGTGCTGACCACCGAGGCCGATGCCGAGGCAGTTGCGGCAGTGGCCGGCGCAGGCGGGTTGCGACTCGTGCTGGTGACGCCATGA
- a CDS encoding CpaF family protein, with the protein MTTMLTGPEAWQHDDVDPALVTRLHHSVGEALTAAHVAHEEAGRGRLTPADERALARKLVADEMRSLAARAYAEGQAPLDEPAEAKVTAAVLDRIHGLARLQPLLDDPEIRDIHISGAQRVWLNLRDGSKVRGPSVAETDDDLVELIATAARRIGRSERRWDHAHPELNLQLPNGDRLHALMAVSGRPTVTIRRHDFDIHRVSQLIDLGVCDGLVASFLSAAVRARANIIVAGGTGTGKTTTLRCLINEIPADERLITVEDSLEIGLERFEDLHPDHETLEAREVNTEGVGSFTLAELVRSALRMDPQRVIVGEVRGAEVLPMLLAMSQGNDGSMCSIHADSSKGVFGRLAMYAAMTPERLVPEVTNLLVANAVDLIVHLGWVTGERRVTSVRQLTGTVEGGQVVSNELWRPDASGGGVPAAPPTPEFASQLEAHGFDATAHAAALGWWR; encoded by the coding sequence ATGACCACGATGCTGACCGGGCCGGAGGCGTGGCAGCACGACGACGTCGACCCCGCTCTGGTCACCCGGCTGCACCACAGCGTCGGCGAGGCGCTGACCGCAGCCCATGTTGCGCACGAGGAAGCCGGCCGGGGTCGCTTGACGCCGGCCGACGAACGGGCCCTGGCCCGCAAGCTGGTGGCCGACGAGATGCGCAGCCTGGCGGCACGCGCGTACGCGGAGGGGCAAGCGCCCCTCGATGAACCCGCCGAGGCGAAGGTGACGGCGGCGGTGCTCGACCGCATCCACGGTCTCGCTCGCCTCCAGCCGCTGCTCGACGACCCGGAGATCCGAGACATCCACATCTCCGGCGCGCAGCGGGTGTGGCTGAACCTCCGCGACGGGAGCAAGGTCCGTGGTCCCTCTGTCGCGGAAACTGACGATGACCTCGTTGAGCTCATCGCTACCGCGGCCCGGCGGATCGGTCGTAGCGAGCGCCGCTGGGACCATGCCCATCCGGAGCTGAACCTCCAGCTCCCCAACGGTGATCGGCTTCACGCCCTCATGGCGGTCTCGGGACGTCCGACGGTCACGATCCGCCGCCACGACTTCGACATCCACCGCGTGTCGCAGCTCATCGATCTCGGTGTGTGCGACGGGCTGGTGGCCAGCTTCCTGTCCGCAGCGGTGCGGGCCCGGGCCAACATCATCGTGGCGGGCGGCACCGGCACCGGGAAGACCACCACCTTGCGGTGCCTCATCAACGAGATCCCGGCCGACGAGCGTCTCATCACCGTCGAGGACTCCTTGGAGATCGGCCTCGAACGCTTCGAGGACCTCCACCCCGACCACGAGACGCTCGAAGCCCGCGAGGTGAACACCGAGGGGGTCGGCTCGTTCACCCTCGCCGAGCTCGTCCGCTCGGCCTTGCGCATGGACCCGCAGCGAGTGATCGTCGGCGAGGTGCGAGGGGCCGAGGTCCTCCCCATGTTGCTCGCCATGAGCCAGGGCAACGACGGCTCGATGTGCTCGATCCACGCCGATTCCTCCAAGGGCGTGTTCGGACGCCTGGCCATGTACGCCGCCATGACACCCGAGCGACTGGTTCCAGAGGTCACGAACCTGCTGGTGGCCAACGCGGTCGACCTGATCGTCCACCTCGGTTGGGTCACCGGGGAGCGACGGGTCACCAGCGTGCGCCAGCTGACCGGAACGGTCGAGGGCGGCCAGGTGGTCTCCAACGAGCTGTGGCGCCCGGACGCATCGGGCGGTGGTGTCCCGGCCGCGCCGCCGACCCCCGAGTTCGCCTCCCAGCTCGAAGCGCACGGCTTCGACGCCACCGCACACGCCGCCGCGCTGGGGTGGTGGCGATGA
- a CDS encoding type II secretion system F family protein produces MSTLVLAALVAGAALGLLLIVAGLVGRQILDAPSGYFRRVQASALLPKVAAAAVAALVALAATGWLVGGIMAAVAAFVLPGILGGKAARQQAIDRTEAIASWTEMVRDSIVAASGLEEAIVATAPVAPTPISTEVRTMVRRLDHERLPEALVAFGEDLDHPSGDLVVAALVIASRMEASDLSGLLSRLAEATRGEARMRIRVEVGRTRVRTATKVIVGVVIAAVVFLAVANRDYLTVYDSVGGQVMLAIVGGIFALGGWLLSRMAEIDLPERFTARAGGPTHIGPGT; encoded by the coding sequence ATGAGCACCCTCGTCCTCGCTGCGCTTGTCGCAGGAGCTGCCCTCGGGCTGCTGCTGATCGTCGCCGGTCTCGTAGGTCGACAGATCCTCGATGCACCATCCGGCTACTTCCGGCGCGTGCAGGCCAGCGCGCTCCTGCCCAAGGTCGCAGCCGCTGCTGTCGCGGCGCTCGTGGCCCTGGCTGCGACTGGCTGGCTCGTCGGCGGGATCATGGCCGCGGTCGCCGCCTTCGTGCTCCCCGGCATCCTCGGCGGCAAGGCCGCTCGACAACAGGCCATCGACCGGACCGAGGCCATCGCCTCCTGGACCGAGATGGTCCGCGACTCGATCGTCGCTGCCTCCGGCCTCGAGGAAGCCATCGTCGCCACTGCACCCGTCGCCCCCACCCCGATCTCGACCGAGGTCCGCACCATGGTCCGGCGCCTCGACCACGAACGGCTCCCCGAAGCCCTGGTCGCATTCGGCGAGGACCTCGACCACCCCTCCGGCGATCTGGTCGTCGCCGCTCTCGTCATCGCCTCTCGCATGGAAGCCTCCGACCTCTCCGGGCTCCTGTCCCGCCTCGCCGAGGCGACGCGCGGCGAGGCACGGATGCGCATCCGGGTGGAGGTGGGCAGGACCCGCGTCCGCACCGCAACCAAGGTGATCGTCGGCGTCGTGATCGCTGCGGTGGTGTTCCTCGCCGTCGCGAACCGCGACTACCTCACCGTGTACGACAGCGTGGGCGGCCAGGTGATGCTGGCGATCGTGGGCGGCATCTTCGCCCTCGGCGGCTGGCTCCTCAGCCGCATGGCCGAGATCGACCTGCCCGAGCGCTTCACCGCACGCGCCGGAGGCCCCACCCACATCGGACCAGGGACATGA
- a CDS encoding type II secretion system F family protein, with amino-acid sequence MTAIVMVVLGAGVGLGVLLTARALAPRPPSIDAVLAGLARPGHAIDAAAPTPHAELDRIGIAARRLVESLGYDSERHHQELELIGRTPERHAFDKLVAAVAGLLVPNLAATALVVLGISAPLGVIAMFSLATTAAGFLLPDLLLRDEAEKRRRAFRHALSSYLDLVNVLLAGGAGIETALHAAADAGDGWGYQTIRAELRRARLTGQSPWDTFAQLDSRLGINELAELAASVSLAGSHGARIRASLAAKADTLRGHQVAETEAAAEAATERMTVPVAVLLFGFLLFIAYPAVVQITSVSGPQP; translated from the coding sequence ATGACCGCCATCGTGATGGTCGTCCTCGGCGCCGGTGTAGGGCTCGGCGTGCTGCTCACGGCGCGAGCCCTTGCACCTCGTCCTCCGAGCATCGACGCCGTCCTCGCCGGACTCGCCCGTCCCGGCCATGCCATCGACGCCGCCGCACCGACGCCGCACGCCGAGCTCGACCGGATCGGCATCGCCGCTCGACGCCTGGTCGAATCGCTCGGCTACGACTCAGAACGTCACCACCAGGAGTTGGAGCTGATCGGCCGAACACCCGAACGCCACGCGTTCGACAAGCTCGTCGCAGCGGTGGCCGGGCTCCTCGTGCCCAACCTCGCCGCCACCGCCCTCGTCGTGTTGGGCATCTCCGCACCACTCGGTGTCATCGCCATGTTCTCGCTGGCCACAACCGCAGCCGGGTTCCTCCTCCCCGACCTCCTGCTGCGCGACGAGGCCGAGAAGCGAAGGAGAGCGTTCCGGCACGCCCTCTCCTCCTACCTGGACCTGGTGAACGTCCTCCTCGCCGGAGGCGCGGGCATCGAGACAGCGCTCCACGCCGCCGCGGATGCCGGAGATGGCTGGGGCTACCAGACCATCCGAGCCGAACTGCGCCGTGCCCGGCTCACCGGCCAATCCCCCTGGGACACCTTCGCCCAGCTCGACTCTCGACTCGGCATCAACGAACTGGCAGAGCTGGCCGCCAGCGTGTCGCTCGCCGGATCGCACGGCGCGCGCATCCGAGCCTCTCTCGCAGCCAAGGCCGACACCCTTCGAGGCCACCAGGTGGCCGAGACCGAAGCGGCGGCGGAGGCTGCCACCGAACGCATGACCGTCCCCGTCGCCGTGCTGCTGTTCGGGTTCCTCCTGTTCATCGCCTACCCCGCGGTGGTCCAGATCACCTCGGTCAGCGGACCCCAACCCTGA